The Trichosurus vulpecula isolate mTriVul1 chromosome 4, mTriVul1.pri, whole genome shotgun sequence genome contains a region encoding:
- the EXOC7 gene encoding exocyst complex component 7 isoform X4 — translation MIPPQEASVRRREIEDKLKQEEETLSFIRDSLEKSDQLTKNMVSILSSFESRLMKLENSIIPVHKQTENLQRLQENVEKTLSCLDHVISYYHVASDTEKIIREGPTGRLEEYLGCMAKIQKAVEYFQDNNPDSPELNRVKFLFERGKESLESEFRSLMTRHSKVVSPVLILDLISGEDDMEAPDDVPLDHLSESVLHDVIRISRWLVEYGRNQDFMNVYYQIRSSQLDRSIKGLKEHFRKSSSSSGVPYSPAIPNKRKDTPTKKPIKRPGTIRKAQNLLKQYSQHGLDGKKGGSNLIPLEGHEHDFRVKHLSEALNDKHGPLAGRDDMLDMEIDAYIHCVSAFVKLAQSEYQLLTDIIPEHHQKKTFDSLIQDALDGLMMEGENIVSVARKAIIRHDYSAVLTVFPILRHLKQTKPEFDQVLQGTAASTKNKLPGLITSMETTGAKALEDFADNIKNDPDKEYNMPKDGTVHELTSNAILFLQQLLDFQETAGAMLASQETSSSATSYNSEFSKRLLSTYICKVLGNLQLNLLSKSKVYEDPALRAIFLHNNYNYILKSLEKSELIHLVAVTQKTAERSYRDHIEQQIQTYQRSWLKVTDYISEKNLPVFQPGVKLRDKERQMIKERFKGFNDGLEELCKIQKAWAIPDTEQRDKIRQAQKTIVKENYGAFLHRYASVPFTKNPEKYIKYRVEQVADMIERLFDTSA, via the exons ATGATTCCCCCACAGGAGGCGTCCGTTCGGCGGCGGGAGATAGAGGACAAATTGAAGCAG GAGGAGGAGACGCTCTCCTTCATCCGAGACAGCCTGGAGAAGAGCGACCAGCTCACCAAGAACATG GTGTCTATCCTATCATCTTTTGAGAGCCGGCTTATGAAGCTAGAGAACTCCATCATCCCCGTGCATAAGCAAACAGAGAACCTACAGCGATTACAAGAGAACGTGGAGAAGACCCTGTCCTGTCTAGACCATGTCATCAGCTATTACCATGTGGCCAGTGACACGGAGAAGATAATTAGGGAAGG CCCCACAGGAAGGTTGGAGGAGTACCTGGGATGCATGGCCAAAATCCAGAAGGCAGTGGAGTACTTTCAGGACAACAACCCTGACAGCCCAGAGCTGAACCGCGTG AAGTTCCTTTTTGAGCGTGGAAAAGAGTCCCTAGAGTCTGAGTTCCGAAGTTTGATGACTCGGCACAGTAAGGTCGTCTCCCCTGTGCTCATTTTGGACCTGATCAGTGGGGAAGATGACATGGAGGCTCCAGATGACGTGCCCCTGGATCACCTGTCTGAGAGTGTGCTCCATGATGTGATTCGAATTTCCCGCTGGCTGGTGGAATATGGGAGGAACCAAG ATTTCATGAATGTTTACTATCAGATCCGTTCCAGTCAGTTGGACCGTTCAATCAAGGGCCTGAAAGAGCACTTTCGGAAAAGCAGCTCCTCTTCTGGTGTTCCCTACTCCCCTGCTATTCCCAATAAGAGGAAAGATACACCCACCAAAAAACCAATCAAACGGCCAG GGACGATTCGTAAGGCTCAGAACCTTCTGAAACAGTATTCTCAGCATGGTCTAGATGGGAAAAAGGGGGGTTCTAACCTCATTCCTCTGGAAG GTCACGAGCATGATTTCCGAGTTAAGCATCTGTCCGAGGCCCTGAACGACAAGCACGGGCCACTGGCCG GAAGGGATGATATGCTGGATATGGAAATTGATGCCTACATCCACTGTGTCAGTGCCTTTGTCAAGTTGGCACAGAGCGAGTACCAGCTGCTGACGGATATCATCCCTGAGCACCATCAAAAAAAGACCTTTGACTCCCTCATCCAG GATGCATTGGATGGACTGATGATGGAGGGGGAGAACATTGTGTCAGTTGCCCGGAAGGCCATCATCCGACATGACTACTCAGCTGTGCTCACAGTCTTCCCCATCCTACGGCACCTTAAGCAAACCAAGCCTGAGTTTGATCAAGTACTTCAG GGCACAGCTGCCAGCACCAAAAACAAGCTGCCGGGACTCATTACCTCCATGGAGACCACTGGTGCCAAAGCCCTGGAGGACTTTGCTGATAACATCAAG AATGACCCAGACAAGGAGTACAACATGCCCAAGGATGGCACTGTGCATGAGCTCACAAGCAAT GCCATCCTCTTCCTTCAGCAGCTTCTTGATTTCCAGGAAACAGCTGGTGCCATGCTGGCCTCACAAG AGACAAGCTCCTCTGCCACCAGCTATAATTCTGAATTCAGCAAACGACTACTAAGCACCTATATCT GTAAAGTTCTCGGTAACCTACAACTAAACCTACTCAGTAAGTCCAAGGTATATGAGGACCCAGCTCTAAGGGCCATTTTCCTGCACAATAACTACAACTACATCCTCAAGTCCCTGGAGAA GTCTGAACTCATCCACCTGGTGGCAGTGACCCAGAAGACAGCTGAGCGCTCGTACCGAGATCACATTGAACAGCAGATCCAGACGTACCAACGCAG CTGGCTAAAGGTAACTGACTACATTTCTGAAAAGAACTTACCTGTATTCCAACCAGGAGTCAAG ctcCGGGACAAGGAACGGCAGATGATCAAGGAGCGCTTTAAG GGCTTCAATGATGGCCTTGAGGAGCTCTGCAAGATCCAGAAGGCCTGGGCCATCCCAGACACTGAGCAGAGGGACAAGATCCGCCAGGCTCAGAAAACCATTGTCAAGGAGAACTATGGGGCCTTCCTTCACAG GTATGCCAGCGTACCCTTCACCAAGAATCCTGAGAAGTACATCAAGTACCGCGTGGAGCAAGTGGCAGACATGATTGAGCGCCTGTTTGACACATCGGCCTGA